The window TATCTATAACCTATGAAGTAGCGACTAAGGGCAAACCGTTTATCCTCGCTCCTCCCTATCCTGCAAAGAATTTGCTAGACAGAAAGGTTTATAGAGATGCTAGGTTTTCAACAGGAGAAGGGTGTTTACAGACTCTTCGGTTTACGATTCTTCCTTAGAGGAGTTTTCTTTTTTGATTCTGTTTTGTCGGGTGATAGAGATTTGTTATGTTTCTCTCTTTCTTTGATGAGTTTATCAACGTGAGCGGCGAACTCCGGATAATGCAGAATAATCGACATGAAGGTGTCTTTGTCTAGGTAATATAGATCGCAATAATCCATGGCACGGATACTCGCTGTTCTCGGAGTATCCATTATGAGCGCAATTTCTCCGAAGAAATTGCCTTCATTTAATATCCCGTAACTGGTAATTCCATCTTCTGCAAGAATTTCAACCTGTCCTTTACTTATAAAATATAGATGATGACCGGTATCTCCTTTCTTAAAAATAAAATCTCCTTTCATATATACAACAGGGACAAGGTTTAAAATGATTTTAGAAATTAAATCATCACTTGCACTTTTTAAAATGGGAACTTTTCTCACAAGATCACTATTTAGATAGATGCTTACTTTCATACGAAGAGAAGGAGGTAGCTCACGTAAGATTTGATTTTCATCGTAACCTTTTCTGTTCTTCCAAATATAATCGTAATAATCCAAAATGCTTTTTTGCATATCAGCGGGAAGCTTCTTATATTTCATAAACGTATTGATCTTTTGAATCTTGTCTACAAATTGTGATCTTACAATATCTGAATTCGCAAGGATAGTAGCGATATTAGCCACAAGATATCCGTAAGCACCTGCCCCAACTAGCATAATACACATTGTATA is drawn from Leptospiraceae bacterium and contains these coding sequences:
- a CDS encoding cyclic nucleotide-binding domain-containing protein, which produces MKIFSLENSFKRYWDLFIFILATYCSIDIPFWILFPYPQTGFFFFFEIFISIAFFVDLIFNFRTSYFKNEILITDPLSIAKNYLFSWFLLDLLSVIPLELMIEHGILSESLLFLCIFRFLRIIKLTDGVLFKRTWGMHEFDSTSFMRLGFLVYWITIFAHWTACGWIVIDGGVGGVNNPDTVTRYIRAIYWSVTTLTTIGYGDITPVTNVQTIYTMCIMLVGAGAYGYLVANIATILANSDIVRSQFVDKIQKINTFMKYKKLPADMQKSILDYYDYIWKNRKGYDENQILRELPPSLRMKVSIYLNSDLVRKVPILKSASDDLISKIILNLVPVVYMKGDFIFKKGDTGHHLYFISKGQVEILAEDGITSYGILNEGNFFGEIALIMDTPRTASIRAMDYCDLYYLDKDTFMSIILHYPEFAAHVDKLIKEREKHNKSLSPDKTESKKKTPLRKNRKPKSL